The genomic region CACACTTGGGAGTTAAGTCCACTTTACTGGCCGTCACTGCGGGTCCACACACAGTACAGAGTGTTTTTCGGTTTCACACATTCACTAGAACTATTGCTATTGTTAAATAGCCCCAGAATGCTGGGGCACGtacagggaaggagaagaaggtgggaggaggaagcagggacttctttcctcctcctcattttaaattaggaaataaaacagaaaggaaaaattctttctttctttctttttttggctttcaGTCCAGAAGGACCTCATCTCTGCCCCTCTTATTTGAGGagcaagaagaggaaagggaaaaaggggTGTAGGTAGGGGTAAGAGGATGTAGGGCGCTGCCAAGGGTAAGGTCAAAAATCAGGCTGAGATCTCTGACTTGAGTCTGGACCCAGGGCAGCATCAGCAGGTGAGAATGGCAGGGTTTTTGtttggagggcagggggagatgcCACGAGGTGACTCCCCACCTCCCTAGCCTCACAGATTGGCCTGTTTTCCCTGATAAAACTCCTCCCAGCGGCTCTCGAAGAAGCGGCGCATGATGTGCCCAGCCTTGCCCACTTCAGAGTCATCCTCATTGAAGGTCTGGCAGTTGTCAAAGACCAGGAGCGCATCCGCTGCAAACTCCTCTGAGCTGGTATACCTGGGCAGAGCGGGAGGCAGAGCTGTGAGCCAGGAGGAGTCACAGGAGTAACACAATAGCCAGGAGACATGCTGATGTCTACCTACCCTCCCCGGAGCAGCCGCTCCCGCATGGTGGAAAAATCCATAGGGTTTTTGATGATGCGCCGGTACCCGCTCACCAAACGTGGGTTCACAGGCTCCAGGAATGGCCAAGCTGCGTCATGGGACTCCATCTCCATCAAGATAATCCTGTCATTAAAGGGACAGGGATGGCTGCATCTCAGGAAGCAAATCCATTGACCCCTCTTAGTCCTTACTATGGCAAAGGTAGAGCCAGTTGTGCCCAGAATTCATTCAACTCACTCGCAAAATGTGAGATCACTGTGGTGGTTCCGCATGGAGAATCGCCGCCGCTTGGCGGGGGACAGCCCTTCTTCTGAGTACCGAGGCACTGCTGGGCTCTCTCGGCCCCTGGATAGTACCCGGCGTCGGCGGCCATCACCCTCCGCGAAGTTCAGCTCGTAACTACTTTTCCGCTTCTGGCCTCGTTTTGGGAAACCAGGCTTCTGAGCGAATCCTCCCTCTACCTGCTGAGGATGGGAAAAGGGTGAGATCAGTAACAGCTGGAGATGTACTCTGCTTGCCTTCCAGTTCATTACCATCCCTATTTGTCTAAGTGTGACTGAGGCTTCAAAACACTTCCACGCATCAGCCAGCATGTGCATCTACTCACATAATCCAATAAGGTAGGTAAAAGGGAAAATACAATCATTCCCCCTGTACAGAAGAAAGCAAGCGAGGCTACAGAATTTAAGTGACTTGTTCCAAGAGGGACCAGAATCCAGGTCTCCCAGCACCTAACCTGGAGCTCTTTCCAAGGGGACACTGAGGCATGGTAGGAAGTGCTGCTATCTGTAGGATTGGTGACAAATGGGATGAGAAAGAAAACCTCTGACTTCTGCTTGGGAGTGGGAATGAGAAAGCAGAAGCCTTACCTGGGCCAAACATACGGCACAGAACCAATCTCCTTCTGGGACAGCCTCCATCTTGGGCCGATGGCAGTAAATGTGGCAGCCACGATCACATCCATCACAAAGCAGAAGAAACTCATCGTTGTCACCCTTCCGGCAGACGAGACAGGTCTAGACCAAGGGTATGAGGAGGCAAGGTGAGCCCTCAAGCCTCTGCCTGCCGGTGACCCCACTCCCCCCATGAGCTGGGCTGCCCCCTCAGCCTTCCCAGGCTCTCCCAGCCTCTTACCACTTTGTTGACGGACTTCTCCCAGGCAATGGACCTCTCCAGCTGGCCCAGGCACAAGCACACCTGGGCTGCACTCCGGCACCGCTCAAGTGTCTGGCGCCAGGCCCGAATGCGAGGGGTGATCTCATAGgatctgggaggtgggggggggggggggggagaaaaagtgGTGATCTTTGGATGAGGAGCAGGATCCATTAAACGTATCCCTTCTCCCCAAGACCAAGAATGGGGGTTGGGGCACTCACATCTCTGTCGTGGTGCACTGGGGGGTACCACTGGGCGTGCTGAGCAAGGCCTTCTCCAGTACAACCTCATGAGCTGGCCAGAGGGGCTCCCGTAGATACCGCCGCTCCACATTCTGCTCAAGGGCAGCAAGGCGCATCACAGCCAGGTCCAGCGGGTTGGTGGTTTTACGCTGGGGTGCCAGTCCTTCCCTACCTCGACCTCTCCAGGTGATATCCTCCTGGGAGTCAGGCAGATGCTCACAGTAGGCCAAGTCTTCCCGAGTAGAGTCTGGGTTGGGACATGTCCAGCCCTGCAGGTGGGAGAGAGGAATAAAACTcattgtaaaggaagaaaattaagtgtagaaaaaaaatctagtgtcATAAGAGATCACTTGTGAAATGAGGACCCAGGGTTTTTCCTAACAGAGTACAAGAGATGACCGCCTCCCCCTCAACAACTTCCTACCCAGTGCCAGCCCTAGTGTACCCGAATCTGCAGATCAGATAGGATAACCCGTTGTTCCAGCTCCTCTACCCACTGAAGCACAGCCAGGTCTGTCTCATAGGTCTTCTCTTTGGGGGACCAGCTCATAATCCCTTCTTGAAAGGCAGGTGGCTGACTAGGCTCAAAGATGGGGTCTGAGAacacagaaggcagagggaaaggcccATCAATGAGGCCACTGTCCGCAGCAGCAGCTCAACGTTTATCCCTGGGCTCTTTAGCTCAGGCTGGTCAAAGTATTCATCTTACCCATAGAGGGCCGCAGGCAGACTTCCTGTAAGAAGTCCCTGTGCTTGTTGAGGTGTTTGTGAAGTGCCTTTTCTCGGATGCCTCGGGGGTGCAGGGCCTTGAGCGTAGCATCCAGTGTCTCAGGATCTTGGATGCACCACCAGCCAGAGCACATCTCTGTGAAGAGTTTACatatgtggggagggggtgggaaccAGCCATGAATCCTATGGCCCATATCTGATGCCACGCCTACCTATACTCTCAGCCATGCCACCTCAAGGGCACTCACCAGGGGGGACAGGCTGGGCTGTCAGCTGGGTTAGATAACGCTGTTCCATCTGTTTGAAGAACTTACTGGGGGGTCTCCCTCTCCGTTTTGGCTGTCCTAGCCCTGTGAGACTCTGTGATGTGCCCCCAGGGTCTCCTGTTCGTCTCCTAGAGGCCACCCCAGGTAAGGGGGCAGAAGAGAGCTGTGCTGGAGAACAGGGGTTGGCCGCACTGGGTCTATTCATCTGTGAGATGAAACACAAGACGAGGGCATTTTCACATTTATAGGACCCTAACGGCCCTAtcccttcccccagcttcagcACAAGCCCGCACCCAGGCACTACAGCCGTGGCAAGATGAAGTCAATTGCCTACCATTAATTCTGGCTACTTACTGGCTTGGAGGAGGCAGGCTGCTGAGGGGAGAGAGTAGGCTGGTCCTCAGAAACTGCTGGGGGTGGTGTAGGGGCAGCATTGCAAGGCATATGGGCTGAGAAGTTAAACCAGGGAGCTTGAGAATCAGGGATGGATTCTGCCTCATCAGGCTCTGGCTCCTCCAAGGGTTGTGATGGGGTTGGGTCCAGTTTTCCAGGGCTGCTGTCAGGTGTGAGGACTgagctgctcagcagggagccgtgGCTCTGAGTCTGGCTCAGCCAAGACAGGAAAGCTGACTGGCTGAGGTCATGCTGGCTCTGACCCAAGGACAAGGGGGAACCTTCTGGCTCCAGGAACCCATTTTGGGGCTGAGGatggagctgaagctggggttggggctggagctggggctgagcCTGAAGCTGAGGATGGGGCTGAATCTCGGGCTGAAGCTGGGCATCGGGCTGTTCTGAACCCTGACCCCGGCCAGGGGATTTCAGGTGCCTAGATTGTAGAGACCCAGGCTTAGTTTTCCGAGGTCGGCCTCGGGCCCGGGCAGGAGTACTGGCAGAGGTGCTGGAGCCAGCTAATTCCTTCTTCAGGGAgaagggggctgggctgggtgctggATGGGCTGCCACTTTTAAGGAGTCAGTTTCCTGCTTTATCACATCCTCAGGAACTGTAAAGAGAAGTGAAGAGTTTAAAGCATCACTAATACataaggggaaggaaagagggtaTATAAATACAGgatagacattttctttttctcttggacTTAATCCGCCCCTTTGAGATTCAATTGGGAACAACTTATATGCCAATGAACCAAGTATCTGGGAAAGAAACACTACTCTCCCAAGTAATCAAGAAGCAGCAGCATAATCataagctaacatttattaagaaccAGATAGATGTTAAACACTATCCTAAGAGTATTAACTCATCCTAATCCTCtcaacagccctatgaggtatacctattatcatccccattttataaatgaagagacTGAAGCATACAGCAAGTAGGTGGGAAGTCTCACCCCACAGCCTGttctcttaaccactatgctacaCTGATtctcataaaatgaaagaaacccaaaaagacttgacagagaaaaaggaactggTTAACTCTGTTAGATAGGACTCAATTCAGGCTCCCATGAAACACCTACGTAAGCTCTCCTCTGTTCCTTCCACAAAGATACCAGCCAAATAGGGCAACACCCAGTAGCGGCGTCTATAGCGGTCCTGACCCAAGGAGACGGCCCGAAGCATCTGGGATGAGTGAAGCAGCTTTTTTCGAAAGAAGAGCTGACGCTGGGTAGGcaatggaaagaaagaggaataaaaaacacatttccaaAGAGTGACTCTGTCCAATATACGGGAGCTGTGCAATGGCTCTCAGCTTCCCTATAAAATTGATCCCATCTGGGGCCCAACTCACAAGGTGATAAATTCTCTCCCAGCCCACATCCCCAGATTCTGGGAGGTTAGAAGCACAGTACCTTGCTTAGTTTTTCTATCTGGCGCTCTAGCTCTGGGATGCTTGATGCTGTGGCATCAACCTGTAGAAGAAGCAAATGGACAATGAAAGGGAATTATTAGAttcaagaaagacaaataatctATTTCCAACTCCCACTGTCCTCAGTGTGGGGCTAGTACCTCTCCATCTCTTCGCCCCCTACGGCCATGGACAGTCGCTacagtctcttcctcttcttcttcttccatgCCACTGGTCTCCTCCATGATGCGAGAACTGCGCCTCCGCCCCAGGCCCTCCTCTGGCCCTTGCATCTCTACCTCAGGCCGCCCAGTTCGTTTGGCCAGAGCAGTTTTCAGTCTTAAAACAGAGTAAGGGAAAAACTGCGGTGAGGAACGGGAGACTGCCACAAAAGGAACACCTGGATTCTAAGCCATCCTGAGCCCTGGGGTCAGGTCCCAACCCCAGGGGAGAGGCTACAGGCATCGGTTCCAGGGGCAAGTTCTGGCTATGCTTTACTCTCTTCCGCCTTCTCTCCTCTCTAGGCCCTACCCTCTGCCCATCCCTACCTCCGGAGCCGGCCTTCAACAATCCACTTGTTTTTCCTGTAGCTGGACATACTCTCCAGAGTCTTGTCGATCTCACTGTAGAGGAACAGGGAATGAGATTTTGAGGTAGAAGTGGTAGCacaaacagaaaagaagggaggCTCAAGGGTAAAGGGGCTGCAGCTGAACAAGAGTTTCATCCTAGGGCCTAGGTTGGATAAATGGCAGAGGAAGGCTTAGATTCTCCCTGGGAGGGTACTAAGATCCAGTCCCCAAGTCGCTCTAGCATCTCCAGAGCATGGCAGTGGACACATCACCCCAGGACTTCTGGAAGGCTAAACCCTTCCCCTTCCCATTCTGACCAAAGCATACAGTAACCATCCCCATCCCAGACCCTCACTTGATGATGAGGGTGGAGCCATTGAGCTCATGCACAAGGAAGGCCAAGACAGCAGCTTTCTGTTGGGGGGGCTGGGCCTGAAAAGGCTGGGTGCGCAGGCTGTCACAGAGGGCTGGCTCCACTCCATATGCCATGAGGAAGCAGCGCAGGATCTCAGATACATTGTCTCTTGTCAGTGGGATCTCCGACACCTTCTCCCCCAAGATCTTTAAGGACTGTTTGGAGGAGAGCAGAATGGGAGTTaagataaaaagtgaaataacagGTTGGGCGAATCTGGAACAAGAAAATACACTAGAAGAGAACTATGGGGTGAAGACATAAGAATCAAAGTGCTAACGCATGACgagagaagacaaaggaaaggtacaaaagaaaaggagtaaaataaaggaaaatgaacaaaataagcagagggaagtcaggaagaaaaacagaagggaaaaaatataaggaaaacatAAATAGGAAGAAACCAGATCTCCTTTCACTTGTCCTGATCACTTCAGGGAGGGACTTTTGTGTTTAACTTAAAGACAAAGCAAAACTGAGACACAGCCCTGGATCCCAGGCCCTCCCAAGCTGCCTGGGGAAGGCCCTCACCTGACAGTAGGAGGGCAGGCCAGGGTCATAGAGCGCAGCCCTCAGGAGCCGCACCAGCAGATCTTGCACCTCACCCAGGCTGTTGCCTTGACACAGGAGTCCCTCCTGCAGGACCCCCAGGCTGGGTACATCTTTGGCGGGGTCAAAGCCCAGCACCTTGCCGAAGCTGTGCAGGAATTCCACGATGGTCAAGCAATCTGAGAAGGCCCCACTGGGCAGGATCAGACCAGGGATGCGTGAGAAGTCAGGTAGGGGCTGTAAGGATAAAAGTGGTAGGGTTTTCAAACATACCTGAAGGCAACAGTCTGGATATCTAGGAGGTTCTTCTTTTAGTGGAAATGTCTTCACAACTGGCCcctccaggacccagggacccaGGACCTGTTACTCTCCCCTCACTACCTGGTGATCAGTCAGACACATATCCTCTGTGGGCTTCTTCATCTCTTCCAAGATCATCTGTTGCCTCTGCCGCTCCTCCAAGCGCCTCTGCATGGCCAGCGTTTTATCGGCTTTACAGCCTGATTTGCCTTTGGccacttcctccttttccttcatttttaccttctccttcttctccctcttcactttttccttcagtttttcctgctttgtctttACCTTCTCCTTCTCAGCCTACTCACCCAAAGGAGAGAGGGACCAAAAGTTCCATAAAGATTCCAGTCACCACCCTTCCctggtccccgccccccccacctcagGAGCCCACAAGCGTGGCTATAAAACAAGACCAACTCATATATGTCTTGCAGAATCAGTTTGGTGACTTCAAAGTTGTACTTGTGTGTACATGCACCTACCTTGGATTTCTTCTTAGCTTCCTTCTGCTTTAAGCTCTTGGTCTCTTGTTTCCGCTTGTTTCTGGCCTGTAAACCATAAGGGAAGTCATTTCTCCTCAAACTCTGAAAGCATCTCTGCTTGGGCTAGGATTCAAAAACAGACAAGGGTGCTGGGGAGGAGAGGTGAGAGATGGGATGAGGGGTTGGCAATGGATCAATTCTCTCACCCTGGAGATGCCCACATGATTCTTGAACAAGCCCAATTCTCCAAATcaagcccccccctccccccgcaaatTCCAGGTACGAAGGTATGCTGCTAcatgaggggaggtggggagatggggaggtggCAAAtgtaggagaaggaagaagagatgatgaaGCGGACTGTAGGAAAAGTTAACCCACTGTGTAATCTCTCTGATGGCCCTCACCTGCCCTTGGATAGTAGGCTGACACTCTCCTCGTTGTACCTTCTGCTTCATCTTCTTcttgattttattcatctttgttttatCCTCCTCATTCAGTGCTTCTGtgagggcagaaagagaaatgaagagtgaGGCAGGCAGATTGATCTCCAGCACCCAGAGCAGCACATTCCTGTCACAAAGCTGACTTCCTAAGCAGCTCCCTGAAgaatctagttttgttttttggtatacATAACATGTTAGGGAGAAAAATGTTGAAGAGACACCTGCTGTGGGGTAGCACAAAGAACTCAAAACTCTCCTGCCCAGAAGTCCCAGCCCCTGGAACAGATTAGACTACTTTAGAAGGGGTCTTAGAGGCCGCAATGGCAGAATAGCCTTGTAACCTGTCTCTTTCCCAGGCTACCTGGCAGGGGCATCAACCCACAGACTGATTTCAGAGCAGAGAacgaaaacaaaaccaaactgcCAGGGAAAAAGGGTGGTCTCCAAAGTTGGAAGCACCAATTAAAAAGAATGTGCCAGAAAGGAAGGGCTCAAATAACGGATACCTCAGTAGAATCGGATCAACACTGACATAGCTATTGCTTATGCTCAGTTCTTATGCCTTGCTctaccaaaaaaatataaatttctctgCTTTTGGAAGACTGAATATTGAAGTGGAATGCTGAAAACAATAGTATGTGTTAGAAATGATGTTTTTGATAGGATAGTACCTATTCTATTCTGGCATGGACACACCACCACCATGTCCATACAGCAACGCCCTAAGTTAGACAGATACTACCTACAGATAACCCAGTATAGGCTTCTAGTACAATGTAAGTGTCTTGCTCCAGGTCATATGGTCAGAatgtggcagagctggaactCTGAATAGGAGTGAGAAGACTCCAAATTTTTTCAAACTCTTCATACTATATCAGGGTAAATGCAGTATCTGCTGAAAAATTACACATTTCCTACCTGTCTATCCATTAAAACAGTGCCAATTATCTTTGGATTCAGATGTGAATTCTGAACCTCTGTGATGGTAGCAATGAGTAAGGGTAAAGTGCACGACCCAAACCAATAAGCCAAGGAGCTGAAAGATGGCAAGAAAGGACATGGAAGCCCTCTCTTCCCCTATCAACATCTGGGGACCGACCACCCAAGGCTCCACTAGTATAAGCAATTCAAGAAGAAACAGGTTGCTGAAGTACCACAAAAGTGATGGGACCTTGGTGCTGCTTTCTAGGGAGGGGAAGGTGATTCAGATTCATTCTTTCCAGATAATTAATGTCAGTCATGCTCCTGGGAAACCCAGGCATTAGTAATTCCTCAACATTTCCAAAACttcaggggcactgggtggctcagttggttaagcatctgcctttggctcaggtcatgatcccagagtcctgggattgagccccgcattgggctccctgctcagtggagtctgcttctccctccccctctccctctgctcgtgctctctctctcactctaataaataagtaaaaatcttaaaataaaaaaacaaacaaaaaaacgcaTTTCCAATACTTCACAGAGCAAGCAGAATCCTAACGTAAGAGACACTACTGTACCTTGGGCCTCCAGTTTCTTTAGGAGGCGGTTATCTGTCTTATTCAGCAGCTCAGCGATTTTGACCTTGGGTGGCCGACCTCGTCCCCGTTTCACCTTGGGGACTTCCTTAGTCTTGGCCTTCTCAGTGTTTCGAGGTCGGCCCCGTTTCCCAGTAATTGCCTGAATCCTGGATGGGATCTCCTCTGCTGAGAGCTGTACCCACTGTAAGCCCTAAGGTAATGAAGAAGACTATTACAACGTGAGGGTGCAAGCCACCATATCCTCTGAATCATTAAATGCCCCAGACCCTCCAAACCCCGCAAGAAGCTACAGCTTCTCCACCGACTCTTTCTCAGAGACAAAAGCATATTTAACCCTGGGGTGTGCACCTCTGgcgtgtctctctcttcaaagaaATCTCCAACAGGCATACGGGGACTGAAACTGAAGTGCTCACGGCGTACATTGTGGACCACGTTGCGGCTCAGGTACTAAAAGGAGGAGGCAAAGTGGCATTAATGAAGTCACAGCCCTATCATGCCTTTGTCCAGCAAGAGCACAAACAGAACAGGCCAAAGAGCAGAAAATGCTAGCCTGCTGCCCCCGGGCCCAAGAAAGGAGTCTGTGCTTCCATTAAAATGCCCATGAGATGGAATACGAAGCTTCAGCAAAGCTTGAGTAGTTACATCCTTGTGAAAAGGcattaaattatttctgtatattatgTAGTAGGTCCCCTCACTTCTTGGAGAATAGCAAATCTAGCTTCTTTGTACAAACGAAGAGCTTAtccaaagattttctccctttacctcatatttcttagaaatttaaTGTGTATACGTTGTCTGTTTTCTAGGACTTTTAGCTAAAGCAACATATATATcggtactttttctttcttagatgtagtaaaaaaaaaaaattctgtttaaagaCAGAAagggattaaattttttttttttccctaaagcttTCTTGAAGGTCAGGGGCTTTCTCTATGAAAAAGTAGTAAATAGTTCCTGTAATGTGTGAAGCCGTAGCCGGCCTTAAATCATCCTTTCTGGCTAAGGGTAGAATAGTGAATACTAGTATATATTGTTCGGGCTGCTTTTAGTTTCTCTTAATCAAAATTTAATTAGATGATAGAATTCAAGAACTTGTATACATGTTCCTACTTGGTGTACTGATAATCATTTGAAAGTAAAGACTCTGtcatacattaaaaagaaaaaaaaaatgcccatgaAAGCTACGTTACCTTGATCACTTCTGGAAACTGTTTCATCCTCTTCCCACAGGGGCCATAATACCATGTCTCCCCTTGCCATCGGTGGCTACCCTTCTTGATGCGCACCTCTCTCCGCCACCTGCCAGAGAAGCACACGTGCCCTGCTGCCAGGTCACACCCCTACCCGCAGTCAAGCCATCCCAGGAGCCAAGCCCAGAGATGACCCTCCCACCATCTATCTTACTAGAACTGCAGGTAGATGCAAACACAGCGGGAGACACAAgcttggcaggcaggcaggcctgAGCTCTACAAATCCCTCagggcttggggggtgggggtagcaaTACACCAAAATGCACAGGCCCAGAAAGACCTCCACCCTGCCTTTACAAGGTCAGTGTGATGAGCAGCCAGGAATCCCCCCCCAATGCCATTCAAGGCAATTGCTGGGTTTCTGATGAAGAGGATGAAGACTTGGAATAAAGGCAGAaaagacggggggggggggggcaagcagAAGAATAAACTTGCTGCTGACTCCATAAAATGACTCTGTAGGCCAAGGTTTAGTAAGGAACTCTGTGTTCTGAGAAACAGATTATTCTAAGACTAAGCCTTATCTTTCTCTCAAAACTTTAAGCAGAACTCAGACTTGGTGACCACAAGTTGcctagaggggtgggggtggggacaatCAGGAAGGCAGTCATTCTTATGAGGCCTTTGGTGTCAATTGGCTTGCTCATTCTGGTCACATACTGTTCCTGTCCTTACCTTGCcaaagagcatttaaaaaaaaaaaaaaatcccaattcaTCAAGACTTAGCCACTCCCCACTCACTGCTATCCTTTCTCTAAGCATATAAAACACGTCAGCTAATTTGGATAT from Halichoerus grypus chromosome 6, mHalGry1.hap1.1, whole genome shotgun sequence harbors:
- the BAZ2A gene encoding bromodomain adjacent to zinc finger domain protein 2A isoform X3; this encodes MCGYNGSVPSVESLHQEVSVLVPDPTVSCLDDPSHLPDQLEDTPILSEVSLEPFNPLAPEPVSGGLYGIDDTELMGAEDKLPLEDSPVISALDCPSLNNATAFSLLADDSQTSASIFASPTSPPVLGESVLQDNSFDLNNGSDAEQEEMETQASDFPPPLTQPASDQSSTIQLHPATSPAVPPTASPAISLAVSPAASLEISPEVSPAVSPAVSPEISPVISPAAFPAVSPTSSAALPPVSSEVSLTGSPVTSPKVSPAASPVAVLPTASPADKDVSTFPETTTDLEEITGEGVTTSGSGDVLRRRIATPEEVRLPLQHGWRREVRIKKGSHRWQGETWYYGPCGKRMKQFPEVIKYLSRNVVHNVRREHFSFSPRMPVGDFFEERDTPEGLQWVQLSAEEIPSRIQAITGKRGRPRNTEKAKTKEVPKVKRGRGRPPKVKIAELLNKTDNRLLKKLEAQEALNEEDKTKMNKIKKKMKQKVQRGECQPTIQGQARNKRKQETKSLKQKEAKKKSKAEKEKVKTKQEKLKEKVKREKKEKVKMKEKEEVAKGKSGCKADKTLAMQRRLEERQRQQMILEEMKKPTEDMCLTDHQPLPDFSRIPGLILPSGAFSDCLTIVEFLHSFGKVLGFDPAKDVPSLGVLQEGLLCQGNSLGEVQDLLVRLLRAALYDPGLPSYCQSLKILGEKVSEIPLTRDNVSEILRCFLMAYGVEPALCDSLRTQPFQAQPPQQKAAVLAFLVHELNGSTLIINEIDKTLESMSSYRKNKWIVEGRLRRLKTALAKRTGRPEVEMQGPEEGLGRRRSSRIMEETSGMEEEEEEETVATVHGRRGRRDGEVDATASSIPELERQIEKLSKRQLFFRKKLLHSSQMLRAVSLGQDRYRRRYWVLPYLAGIFVEGTEESLLPEDVIKQETDSLKVAAHPAPSPAPFSLKKELAGSSTSASTPARARGRPRKTKPGSLQSRHLKSPGRGQGSEQPDAQLQPEIQPHPQLQAQPQLQPQPQLQLHPQPQNGFLEPEGSPLSLGQSQHDLSQSAFLSWLSQTQSHGSLLSSSVLTPDSSPGKLDPTPSQPLEEPEPDEAESIPDSQAPWFNFSAHMPCNAAPTPPPAVSEDQPTLSPQQPASSKPMNRPSAANPCSPAQLSSAPLPGVASRRRTGDPGGTSQSLTGLGQPKRRGRPPSKFFKQMEQRYLTQLTAQPVPPEMCSGWWCIQDPETLDATLKALHPRGIREKALHKHLNKHRDFLQEVCLRPSMDPIFEPSQPPAFQEGIMSWSPKEKTYETDLAVLQWVEELEQRVILSDLQIRGWTCPNPDSTREDLAYCEHLPDSQEDITWRGRGREGLAPQRKTTNPLDLAVMRLAALEQNVERRYLREPLWPAHEVVLEKALLSTPSGTPQCTTTEISYEITPRIRAWRQTLERCRSAAQVCLCLGQLERSIAWEKSVNKVTCLVCRKGDNDEFLLLCDGCDRGCHIYCHRPKMEAVPEGDWFCAVCLAQQVEGGFAQKPGFPKRGQKRKSSYELNFAEGDGRRRRVLSRGRESPAVPRYSEEGLSPAKRRRFSMRNHHSDLTFCEIILMEMESHDAAWPFLEPVNPRLVSGYRRIIKNPMDFSTMRERLLRGGYTSSEEFAADALLVFDNCQTFNEDDSEVGKAGHIMRRFFESRWEEFYQGKQANL